A stretch of Trichocoleus sp. DNA encodes these proteins:
- a CDS encoding CAP domain-containing protein, producing the protein MTIEIFKDINFSGAASGKIDYDSAFVGEFWNDRISSIKVYSGVWEFFEHANFQGRSLCLEPGNYPEFGGDANDTISSFKRVANTAPPAPSATGVVQRVLDLTNIERRKANLPPLRFNAKLTAAAQKHSRNMAMQDFFDHRNLQQRAQAEGYPYPVGENIKGGGDTPEKAVQGWMNSPGHRKNILNPNYQELGVGYYFLENDPGQHRYQHYWTQCFGWPT; encoded by the coding sequence ATCAACTTCTCTGGAGCCGCTTCAGGCAAAATTGATTATGACTCTGCCTTTGTTGGAGAGTTTTGGAACGATCGAATCTCCTCCATCAAAGTCTACTCCGGGGTCTGGGAATTTTTTGAACACGCCAATTTTCAGGGAAGAAGTCTATGCCTTGAGCCAGGTAACTATCCTGAATTTGGTGGTGACGCAAACGATACGATTTCTTCCTTTAAGAGGGTAGCGAACACCGCTCCACCCGCCCCATCCGCCACTGGCGTAGTTCAAAGAGTGCTTGACCTTACAAACATCGAACGCCGCAAGGCGAATTTACCCCCTCTCCGCTTCAACGCCAAGCTAACAGCAGCAGCACAAAAGCATTCCCGCAATATGGCAATGCAAGACTTTTTCGATCACCGCAATCTGCAACAACGTGCCCAGGCAGAAGGCTACCCCTACCCAGTAGGGGAGAACATTAAGGGAGGTGGAGACACACCGGAAAAAGCCGTGCAAGGATGGATGAATAGTCCAGGACATCGCAAAAACATCTTAAACCCCAACTACCAAGAGCTTGGGGTAGGATACTACTTCCTCGAAAACGATCCAGGGCAACACAGATATCAGCACTATTGGACACAATGCTTTGGTTGGCCCACCTGA
- a CDS encoding CAP domain-containing protein: protein MGFYNLKIARGVTTPRVLLSCTSDGTKVDLYHTDDGSGRQQWLFEDIGNGKYRIRVAGGISNSRRYLSCTSDGTKVDLYHTDDNSGRQQWLFEDIGNGKRRIRVAGGISNSRRYLSCTSDGTKVDLYHTDDNSGRQQWTLQSATAAPNSMADEILKAHNRYRAEVGVPALTWSNTLASHAQEWANHLASLGGVLQHSQGSGEGENLWGGSAGRFSYTQMIESFGNEKRYFIRGTFPNVSSTGDWKDVGHYTQVVWRNTAQVGCAIARANGQDVLVCRYSPPGNYAGRPVF, encoded by the coding sequence ATGGGATTTTACAACTTGAAAATTGCGAGAGGGGTTACCACGCCTCGCGTCCTGCTCAGCTGCACTTCTGACGGCACAAAGGTTGACCTGTACCACACCGATGATGGTTCTGGTCGTCAGCAATGGTTGTTTGAGGATATTGGGAACGGGAAGTACCGCATTCGAGTCGCAGGAGGAATTAGCAATTCCAGACGATATTTAAGTTGCACTTCTGATGGCACAAAGGTTGACCTGTACCACACCGATGATAACTCCGGTCGTCAGCAATGGCTATTTGAGGATATTGGGAACGGGAAGCGTCGAATTCGAGTCGCAGGAGGAATTAGCAATTCCAGACGATATTTAAGTTGCACTTCTGATGGCACAAAGGTTGACCTGTACCACACCGATGATAACTCCGGTCGCCAGCAGTGGACTCTTCAGTCAGCAACAGCAGCACCAAACTCAATGGCAGACGAAATTCTCAAGGCTCATAACCGTTATCGAGCAGAGGTTGGTGTTCCTGCCCTCACTTGGTCTAACACCTTAGCCAGTCATGCTCAGGAATGGGCAAATCACCTTGCATCGTTAGGCGGGGTCTTGCAGCATAGCCAAGGCTCAGGCGAAGGTGAAAATCTTTGGGGAGGTTCGGCAGGTAGGTTCAGCTATACCCAGATGATCGAATCGTTTGGCAACGAAAAACGGTATTTCATCCGTGGAACATTTCCCAATGTAAGTTCTACTGGCGATTGGAAGGATGTTGGTCACTATACTCAGGTCGTCTGGAGAAATACAGCTCAAGTGGGCTGTGCAATTGCCAGAGCCAATGGTCAGGATGTTCTAGTTTGTCGCTATAGCCCTCCGGGCAACTATGCTGGGCGCCCTGTGTTCTAA